From the genome of Desmodus rotundus isolate HL8 chromosome 2, HLdesRot8A.1, whole genome shotgun sequence, one region includes:
- the LOC139440757 gene encoding uncharacterized protein, translated as MTNSFCTLRRNQRGDSEPQLSGSLKNEMPKISRETGKDWKVTQTTKGPTNRSQARGSARTPSPPSPARPQPSRLARNPLLRSKVTPASTSSDPRFPQLLSLELLPSFHFRAVPGPGASPLPVSGPPSHFRGTLAVFTLPTCTSGPPLSLFLDALQAPKPTSGPPTPSELPNTRTPHPGSENGPPHGGGQKGAPTDRPPQLPHGPGPSSRGLLARQPPARSFRSPAAGDGRRPSGGRTAALTQLGFLGLSVRAPPPQPRNPPNLNTSPSPQAWPHRSQLRLSYLVWPQSLRSGLGGAAITSTRSPHPPTVAAVVAAAPRVPSIISCAAAPRPACASVRAASLLAIPTPSGNYFSPRLRRRASPRDRPRCLLAAHHIAPPSPNARIDFPSGRQSPPDPFEGPGRGI; from the exons ATGACCAACAGCTTCTGCACACTCAGAAGAAACCAG agaggagatTCTGAGCCTCAACTTTCCgggtctttaaaaaatgaaatgccaaAAATATCTAGAGAGACTGGAAAGGACTGGAAAGTTACACAAACAACTAAAGGGCCTACAAATCGGAGTCAAGCCCGGGGTTCGG CGCGGACCCCGTCTCCGccctcgcccgcccgcccgcaaCCGTCCCGCTTGGCAAGAAACCCCTTACTGCGGTCTAAAGTCACTCCGGCCTCTACCTCCTCTGACCCCCGTTTCCCACAACTGTTGTCACTGGAGCTGCTCCCTAGTTTCCATTTCCGGGCCGTCCCAGGCCCTGGAGCCTCCCCTCTCCCGGTTTCCGGGCCCCCATCCCATTTCCGGGGAACCCTTGCCGTCTTCACACTCCCCACCTGCACTTCCGGCCCCCCACTTTCTCTCTTCCTAGACGCCCTCCAAGCTCCAAAGCCCACTtccggcccccccaccccctctgagcTCCCTAACACCCGCACGCCTCACCCCGGCTCCGAGAACGGCCCTCCTCATGGCGGAGGACAGAAGGGGGCACCCACCGACCGCCCCCCTCAGCTCCCGCACGGTCCGGGTCCCTCCAGCCGCGGTCTCCTTGCCCGTCAACCCCCTGCCCGGTCCTTCCGCAGTCCCGCCGCCGGCGACGGGAGAAGGCCGAGCGGGGGCCGAACCGCGGCGCTGACACAACTGGGCTTCCTGGGACTTTCTGTTCGAGctcctcccccccaaccccgtaACCCCCCCAATCTCAACACATCACCCtccccccaggcctggccccaccGCTCGCAACTGCGCCTCAGTTACCTAGTTTGGCCCCAAAGTCTCCGGTCCGGACTCGGTGGCGCGGCAATAACTTCCActcgctccccccaccccccgacggtggcggcggtggtggcggcggcTCCTCGGGTCCCTTCAATTATCAGCTGTGCCGCAGCACCGCGGCCGGCGTGCGCCTCCGTCCGCGCCGCCTCCCTCCTCGCTATTCCAACACCCTCTGGGAACTACTTTTCCCCTCGGCTGCGCAGACGGGCTAGTCCGCGGGACAGGCCCCGCTGCCTACTCGCAGCCCATCACAtcgcccctccctctcccaacgCCCGAATAGACTTCCCCAGCGGCCGGCAATCTCCTCCCGATCCCTTCGAGGGACCAGGAAGGGGAATATGA